caatatatatatatatatatatatatatatatatatatatacactttttaTAGTTCTTGAATGAACGACTGCATTTGAGTGAATGTGACTCCCTATGAGGCTACACAGGTGTCCAACAGCCCTGTGTACAGTCTGGTCCTCCATTTGAATTTCTAGTAGCTTCTGAACTGCAGACACCTGTCTGTTCTCTGTGGACAGTGTGCTGTGAGAACGGTGATTCTCACAGCGTGGTCTAGGGAATCACTGTTCTATATGACCTCTAACTGGCTTCAGGAGAGCTCTGAGGGAGGACCCAGATTCCTGCTTGCTGTAGCAAGCACTTGGGTGAGATGTGTGATTCCAGTCCCTTATGCCATCAAGTGAACAATGTGGTCAGCCTGGGGGTCAAGGACAGAAGGTTGAACTGTGCGAATAGTAAAGCTAAAAGGACCTGGCATTGCTGCTAAGACCTATGATCCTCAAATACAAGTGAGTGTCAGTCATTCACCCAGGGattataaaacaagcaaacaaaaaacaaaagagaaacaaacaaacaaacaaaaaaaccagggactgaagactgttcttccagaggtcctgagttcaattcccagcaaccacatggtggctcacaaccatctttaatgggatttgatgcactcttctggtgcatgtctgaagacagcagcagtgtactcatataaataaaaataaataaataatatttatttaaaaaaaaaaaaaaaccagcctactgttacccaggaggcagaggcagacagatctctgtgagtttgaggccagcctggtctatagagcgagttACAGGATAGCTAGAGCTACAAGGAAAAACCTTGTCTtagtaaaaccaaaacaaccaaacaacaacaaccccccacaaaaaacaaaaaaccctactgTGTGCAGAGAGCATTTGGTTTGTGCTGCTCACTCGGGAGGTGCTGTGCCCTGTGACTGTCTACTCCTTTTTCCCTACAGGCCCTGGTGTGCTCCTGCTTCATCCCACTCTTCTCTGGCCTAATCCCGCCTTCCTTCCGAGGCGAGGTAAGTGCTGAGGATTGTTGGGCAGCTGAGTATTTGAGGCCACCATTTGTAGTGAGCTGGCCTCTGGCTCCCATGACTGTATCCTACCCACAGAGCTGGGATCTTCAGTCTTGAGGATGGGAAGCCATGCTAGGCATTCACAGCAGACTGATCCACAGACTCGCACTGGCAGGAGTCTCCTCCACCTCCTGTCTTCTGTCTGTTGGCTACACTGGCCTGGCTCCCTTAATCTGCCACCCTAGGGAGCCTCCTGGTGCCCTAATTAAAGTATAAAATGCCTCAGAATTAAATTACTCTTGTTAAGTAGTTGATTTTCATGGGAACATGGGTTAGctgtctatttcttttttaatcttttagaCAGTGACTTTGGCTAGAATTctctaggtagaccaggctggccttaaactcactgagAATGTGCCTCTGCTTGACTCTGCTGCCTAAGTACTGAGACTAAAAGACAAGTGTCATCACACCCAACAGTGAAAcaatctgtgttttcttttgttgttgttgttgttgttggtttcttGATATACATGAGGATCTGCCTGAgtgtatgtaccatgtgtgtgttctttgtgggAATAGCCCAGAACTAGCCTGCTAGGGACCCTAGAGATTAAGCACATCTTTGATCTTGACACTGGTCCCCAGTCTTCTTGTGATCTAATGTAGGCATGTGATCTTTCCAGAACTAAGTGGAAGGGACCCAGGAGCATTATGGCGATGTCCCTCTACTCCCTAGAATGCACTCCTAGATTTTCCTCTAGAGAGGAgagtcaagagttcaaggccacccttagCTATATAAGACTCTGTCATGATCCAGTAACTTCTACaggtaatcccagcaatcagggaCTGAAGCtggagggtcatgagttcaaggacagcctgtaaCCCCTTTTCCCCAAAAGAAAAGTACTACAGGAAAACAGGCTCAATTGAATACCTTGCCCTAGATCTCCCAAAGGGAGTCTGGTTTTGAACCTGTGGCCATGTGTCTCCTTGGTGCAGGGTTCATATCACATACTATCCCCGGTATATATAACACCCTTTGTTTATATGGCCCCTTTATGCACATGATAGGGACTTACCTATGGTGTCTACCTGGCATTAGAACATGAGAAGCACACCATGGGGTGGACTCTCATCTCATTGTGTGTCTTGGCCTGGCACTCTTGCATGGTACGCATCCTTTGCAACTGTACACTGCAACCTGGAGAGTCCGGGAGCAGCTCCTGGAAGAGCGGTCCCCACTGTATTGGCTGCGGTGTCTTGTAAAACACCTAAGCACAtcctcctctgtttcctcttcccttccagaGGTACGTGGATGGAGGAGTGAGCGACAACGTCCCTCTGCTGGATGCCAAAACCACCATCACAGTGTCCCCTTTCTATGGTGAGCATGACATCTGCCCCAAGGTCAAGTCCACCAACTTCTTCTATGTGAACATCACCAACCTCAGTCTCCGCCTCTGCACTGGGAACCTCCATCTTCTGACCAGAGCACTCTTCCCATCTGATGTGAAGGTGAGCCAGGTGCTGGGGTGCCACTTTCTGTCCCCCAGATAGCTGGAGACACCAGTTAGTTAGTCCCTCCATGAGCAGACAGAAATAAATTATGCCATGATGGTAACTTAGAAAGGTCGCTGTCCTAAAGCTGGGTGACTACACCCTGGCCGTAGGCTCTACCAGGGATCACACAGACAGACCCTGAGTTCAGACTCGTCTTCCAGGGATTGGGGGTTAGAAGTCAGGGGCAGTGAATGATGTCTAGGTTTCTTCTCCTGctgttatgatttaaaaaaaaaaaaaaaaactgacaaggggaagttttctggaaaaaaaaagtattcaggctcacagttcaaggttcAGTCCACGATGGTAAGGAAGTCAGATGTCTGGGGCTTGTAGCAGTTGGTCACATGGAGTGCACAATCAGGAAGCAAGGGGTAATGAATGTGTGTGCCAGCCTTGCCCCTGTTCTCCATGTGTAAAATCCACACATGGAGCCACTCACATTGGGTAGGTCTTCCTGCCCCAATTAACACAATCATGCTTAGAGGCCCATCTCCTAGGTGAGTCTAGATTGTGCCAAGTCAATAGTTGGCACTACCCATAGAAGGGTAGGTGCGGTGGTATATACCTGTATTCTAGCAtccaagagactgaggcaggggcatggagAGCTGGAGTTGAGTCTGGGCTTCCTAGAAAGacccttcctttttttaaaaaaagtcaaattGAGGGTCAGAGAGATGGCCCTGCATCTGGCTACCGGAAGacctctgactgctcttccaaaggtcctgagttcaattcccagcaaccacatggtggctcacaaccatctgcaatgagatttgactccctcttctggtgtgtctgaagatagctatagtgtattcatcatatacataaaataaataaataaataaaatcttttttaaaaatcttaaaaacacacccacaaacacaaagGGTGTGCTAGTGCATTCCTctaatctcagctctcaggagacagaagcaaataGATCTTTGTGAATTTAATCTGGAGCTACagaaagagaccctgcctcaaaaacaaaaacaaacaaaaaacaaaaaaccatgggCCCTTAAGACAGCTCAGTGTGTAAAGGTGCTGACTGCCAGGCATGAGGACCAAGTTCATTCTTGGGAACCCGCAGAGCAAGAGAAAATAACAATTTCCTGTACATTGTCCTCTGATTCCCATGTGCACACGTGGACAcgcgtgcacgcatgcacacgcacgcacattaACTATCTTGAAATGAAACAAGAGCACGACCCCAGaggtttggattttcttttttgtggtaTTGAGGATGGAAGCCAGGGCCTCACAAAAGCCAGGCAAAGGTGGaacactgagccacgcccccaacccACACTGGTGGATTATGGGTAAAGCCTCACAGCTGAGCCACTCCTCCATGTCCTCACCTGTGGGTTCTGGGCAAGAGCTACACTGATGAGCCATGCCCCCCAATTCAGAACTCTTTTCATTTTGCTTCCTGATGTGATTCTGATTTGCACCGTAACAAGAAGCCACCACAATCAGAGGGTTCCCTTTTCCGATGGGTCTTTTAGTGCAGCGACCATGTCTGCACAGGTCTATTGAGAGACCCTGGCAGCCTGTATCCTAGTTGCTCACCAATCATGATGCTCAATGGTGATCGTCCAGGGACAGTTAGGGTAGTATCGTGTTGGCTACAGTGACAAGGCTTAGCCCCAGGCCGAGGCCGCATGGAACACTGCCCCTCCTGGCAGGGTGTCTGTAGAGAAGACATTGAAACTGAGACCTGGGGAAGCACAGAGTTAGGTGGACCTTCTCACTGGGCCTTCAAGCTTTGGATATCTTAGATCCTTAGAAGGCATGACAGTCACAGCCCAGTGGTTCACCTGCCTGATTTGCTCGCAGGTGATGGGAGAACTGTGCTTTCAAGGGTACCTGGATGCCTTCCGGTTCCTGGAGGAGAACGGTAGGTCCTGGCTGGGGCTTCCTGCGGAGTTTCAGTTCTGTCATCCGGGCTTGTGGCCTTCCCTTTACCCGCTTCTCAGCCCCGTGGGATAGGAAACCTTTGCCCATGTTACAGATGTCTGGGGAGGAAAGgccagcagagagcagagcaggaaCAGTCATTAAGAtacagagctgggatttgaacctgggaaGCCTGAGGCCATTGTGGAGCCCCTCCTCTGCAGGCAGctggtttctttttcttgaagCTCATTTGCGAGTCTTAGTGTAATGGACTGTTTGACAAGGGTTCGGGAGCAGTTTCCAGGTGAGGGTGTCAAAATCTGCTCCCTAGCCAAATATGGGTCCCGCCCACTGGATGTGACTTCTTCCCAGCAGGCACCTGCCCCTGAGCCACCCAAGCTCACCCGGGTCGCCAGGTTGGGTGTATGTGTAGTCCCACAGTGGGATGGCATTTTGACATCATGACTGTCTCAGTTTACACAGGCATGTCCTATAACCACATGGTGAGGAAAgccagctgtcttagtcagggtttcttttgttgttgttgttgtttgcttgtttgtttttcgagacagggtttctctgtgtagccctgactgtcctctgtagaccaagctggcctcgaactcagaaatccgcctgcctctgtctcccaagtgccaggattacagccgtgcgccaccaccgcctggctcttagtcggggtttctattcctgcacaaacaccatgaccaagaagcaagttggggaggaaagggtttattcagcttacacttctgcgttGCTGTTTATCACaaatggaagtcaggactagaactcaagcaggtcaggaagcaggacctgatgcagaggccatggagggatgttccttactgacttgcttcccctggcttgctcagcctgctctcttatagaacccaagagcaccagcccagaggcggtaccacccacaaggggccctccccaacttgatcactaattgagaaaatgccccacagctggatctcatggaggcacttagtcaactgaagctcctttctttgtgattactccagcctgtatcaagttgacacacaaaaccagccagtacaccagccCTCCTTAAAATGTGTCCATGACATAAGTTAGGCCTGGTAGCATGGGTCTTTCATTTTAGCTACTGGGGAGGCTGATGCAGAAAGATTGCAGTTCAAGGCCTAGCTTGGTTGCCAAGTGAGCTGGGCTACttagtggggtgtgtgtgtgtgtgtatctatgtatgtatgtgtgtgtgtatatatatatataatgtgtgtatgtatagctatatatatcatatatgtatatatatgtgtgtgtgtgtatctaagtatgtatatatgtgtgtgtgtctgtgtgtctgtgtatatgtatgtgatatttatatacatatatacatatacacacacacatatacacacacatatagggcTAGGgccatagctcagtggtagtgctAGTGTGCATGCCTAGTATATagaagggcctgggttcaatcctcaggcccatcatgaaaagaaaggaaaggaaggaaaagagggaaaggggaagaacaAAAGGCTTGGTAGAAGTATGGTTAGAAGCATGTATGGTTAGAAGCACATTATAGAGACAGAGAAGATACTTTTGTAAGGACAGATGTATATTCATTACAGAAAGCATTCCTGTGTGCTGAACCAGGTCACCTCAGGGCTATGGCAAGAGCCTCTGCAGCCTTAAGCCaacctgagctatatagtgagaccctggctcaaagaaaagaaacaaaaaaccttagagaagaaaaaaggcagagtcaaagagagaaaggcagactGGGATGGGTgtggctctgcctgcctctcagtaCTTGACAGCCCTGTGGGACAGAGGGTTTTATCCTGGACATTGGAGCTGGCTGTCTGACTTTGAACAAGCGTCTGTGCTTGTGACTCCACATCTGACagttgtcttagttggggttttagtgctgtgaagagacaccagggctATCGCAaatctcataaaggaaaacatttcatttttagcttacagttcagaagtttagtccattacaTCATGGGAGGAAGCATGGCCactgtccaggcagacatggcgctggagatggagctgagagttctacgtctgaATTGGCAGGCAGCAAGGAGAGACTGTGTCACACTGGGGTTGGGTTGCTTGAGCATATATGCTCTCAAGGCccatctccacagtgacatacttcccatgacaaggccacacctactccagcaaggccacatccactccaacaaagccacacctactccaacaaagccacacctactccaacaaagccactcctactccaacaaagtcacacctactccaacaaagccacacctactccaacaaagccacacctactccaacaaagccacacctactccaacaaagtcacacctactccaaaaaggctaCACCATAGGAATCAAACACCTGAGTCTGTAGGGGCCGTtcctattcaaagcaccacaggaGTAGAACTGATGATTCTGGTACCTGTTAAATGGCCACCGACTGCAGTTGTTCAGGGCCTGGAATTTGTGTTCGTCCTGTGAGAGAAGAGTTATTTGTTCACGGTAGTATTTTACTTTAACGCTTATGAACAGTTGCAGAGAGAATCCCACACAGCTAGAGAGTGAGCTAGGGAGTCCGGCAGGAACCACAAACCACGTTCCCATCTGCCCAACTGCACACACCACACTCCTCTCTGCTTTGCTGAGGAATCACAAGCACAGACGCTTGTTCAAAGTCACATGGCCATAACCTGGCAGAGCCAGCGCTAGTGTCCAAGATGAAACTCTTAACCCACAGCCTGAATGGGATTACAGCAAGTGTGAAGTCGCTGTGTTGGCTCTCCTTCCCTGCTGTGGCGGAGTGGGGCTGCTAGATGACTGTCCCCCATCTATCTTTCCCTTCACTGGTGTCTCCGTGTTCTCTGCAGGCATCTGTAATGGGCCACAGCGCAGCCTGAGTCTGTCCTCAGAGGAGATGGTGCCAGAAGCCAAGACACCCTGCTTGAAAAATGGCAACCTTGTGGGAAACAAGGTGCCGGTCAGCCTATGTCTTACAGCTGTGCCGTCGGATGAGAGCATCTGGGAGATGCTGTCCCCCAATCTCAGCACAGGTACTGCTCTTCTGGGGGCAGGATGAGACCAGGGCATGCCAGCCAGTGCAAGGGACTGGGCCACCTGCTGTTCATGAGGGGGAAAGGTACCACTCGTCCCACAAGAATTCCCTGGGGTTATGAGGACAGGCCACAGAGACATCTCCATCTACCGTACAAGCTGGCCACTGCCACCCATCGCTGTACCTTCTGAGCCTCCCTTTCCTATCCTTAGAGATAGATCATGATCAGGAGGAAAGCTGAGGCAGTTGACCCTAGTGGTACCCACACAGGCTCCAGTCCAGCAGCTGGGCCCAGGCCTACCCTGCTAAGCTGCCTCCCTACTGCCTCCAGCTCTGCTAAGAGCTGTGGATATGAGCGAGGACCTGGGGTGCAGCCTCAGTCTCCCAACTCTTCATTCAGAATGCCTTTGGGGTCACTGTTTTCCCGTCCATCTGTCTCTCCTTAGCTCCATCATGGTTTTAAACCTCATGTGATACATTTTATCTCATTGGCTGTTGAGTAGATTCTAACTGTTCTAAATATCTGTGTCCCTCAAAATTCCTGCGCTGACAGCAGAATGTGGGCTTGTCCTTAGGAGGTAAAGCCGCAGTCCAAGGCAAgtcttagctacatagtgaattctgagtcagcctgggctacatgaaatcctatctcaagaacaaaaataattccCAGGTTGAAATCCAAGCCCCCAAGGGGATGGTGTTGGGAGGCAAGCATTGAAACAACTCCTGAGGACAAGGTCTTCTGAATGAGATTGGTGCTGTAAAGAGGGCCAgcccagccaggtggtggtggtgacacacacttttggtcccagcacttgggaggcagagtcaggcggatctctgagtttgaggccagcctgctctacagaatgagttccagaatagccagtgttatctagagaaaccctgtcttgaaaaagaaaaaaagaaaaaaagagggtcAGTAAGTCCTCCAGGCCTTCAGCCCACAGAGGTGCAACCTGGGCCTCCACCAGACACCAGTGACTGCTGGCACCTTAACACGTGGCCTTCAGCACCCATGTCTGTGAGGAGGCTGTGTTTGTTAATTATAGAACTGGCTGGGTTAACAGTGTGACAGTGGTCTGATCCACCCAGTCAGACAGACTAGTCCACAAACCAGCTTCCTGCTTGGCCCAGGACGGGCTTAGCCATGAATGGAACCCAGTGTTTGCCCTCCAGGCAGAGGCCGTTCAATGGGAGGTGTCAGGAGGTCATCAGGCAAGAGCAAGCCAGctgaggggttgggggtgggggagtactGTCAGGGAAGCTGTGTGTGCTCCCTCAGACGGGTCTGGGAACACTGAAGAGTCATAGACTTAAACCTTAAACATGTGCCAGGAGCACCATGGGGGAgaggggggtggagggagagtctcactgtgtagctcacaCCAAGTGGCTGGGACTAGAAccacaccacacctggcttaaacTAGGCCTTACCACCCTAGAAGtgggagaagagacagaaggCCTTGAATCCTGGTACTCTCAGGAGCCATTCAGACTTGTGGTTCcaaactgcctttttttttttcagctctgAGTGAAGCAATTAAGGACAGGGGGGGCTTCCTGAGCAAAGTCTGCAACCTCCTGCCCATCAGGATCCTGTCCTACCTCATGCTGCCCTGCACTCTGCCCGTGGAGTCGGCCATTGCTGCAGTCCACAGGTGAGCATCGAGGCATGGTGTGATATACCAGGCTGGCTGTTGCCACAAGATGGAGACCCTGGGAGagacctttctttcttccttgagccATGGCTGTCTGCCACATGGCGTGTGCTCTGAAGCCATCCGGGGACTCATAGAGCTAGCTGTGGCTTTTAACTAGCTAGCATCTGGTCGCAGCCATTCATGATCTCCTGGGGGAAAGTGAGAGATAGAAGCCACTGCTCTGTAGCAACTGAGCTGGTGAATTAGAGGTGAGGCCTAGGAACTGCTGTCCCTTGGGCCTATGTTTAGAATCATGGGTATTGAGTTGGGAGGCTCATTCCCCTCTGACCATGGTTTCCAGAGTCAGCAGTGAGGTAGTCCTGGAACTTGGCAACAGGCTCCCTCTTAAATGGCACAACAGGGCAGCAGTTCAGTTTATACTCGAGAACAGCAGGTTCAACATCTGGCTGCATCCCTTCCACAGCTGTGTGACCCTGGATTAATGGAGGTGTCTCTCTGGGCTTCTGCCTTCCTTTGTAGAGACTAAAGATAAGACTGCTTGTGAGGTCCTGGGTGTGGAGCTGTGTGCTCACATGGCCAGTTAGCAGGGGGGATTTGTTTTCGGGTTGACTTCCCCTGTTGGAAACTTCtgagggtttggttttgttgttgggtttggaattctgggtaatTATACAGGCTCACCAGCTAAGCAAGTTCAAACAGGTAAACATCTCAGAAATGCTCTGAGCACCATGCCAGTGCTCAGAATGTCTCAGACTCTTACATGGGCTGTGGTGGCCCCGGTCCTCAGggatggaggctgaggcagaagagccaGGATTTAAAACTAGCCCGGGCCACAGAGTTAGTCAAGGCCAGCTATGTATAGAGACCGGGTCTCATAACCAAAATGTGTCTGGGGGGTGTAGTTTGGTGGTTGAGTGAATAGTTAGCTTGGTTCAATCCCTGTGTTACCATTAGGaaggaggagggtgggaaggagagagagaggagggagagagggaaatggagggaggggagagggaaagagagagggagaggggaagagaggaagagggtgagagggaagagagagtgggagggagggaaggagagagagggaagaggggagggaggaggggagggaggaggggagggaggagaagggggagaaaaggggaaagggggagaggagaagagaaaatgggagggagggaaagaaagagaggaagggaaggagagagagaggaaagcagggaaaggggaaagaggaagggagggatggagggagaaggaaaggagggaaggagagacaggaagagagggtgggagggaggacagagagagagagagagagagagagagagagagagagagaagaagaagagaggaggaggaggaggaggaggaggaggaggaggaggaggaggaggaggaggaggaggaggaggagggaaggggaaagaaagagggggtgTGTTATCTAGAGGTTCCGGGATGTACCACTTGCTCTGAACCACTCCTGGTGTTCTTATCCTGTCCAGTCTGGGCCCATGCCTCAGGGACATGACCcagcccttctatttctttggatCCTGTCTCTTTTTCTTGGCATTCCCCTTTGTTTTTCTGAAGCGGAGCCTTCCTAAGTCCCCAGGGAAACCAGCATCCTCAGAGCCCCACCTGTTTCTGCACTGACAGCAGGGCGCCACTCACGGACCTGCGGGCACAGCCTGCCCTCTGAGAGCCCAGCTGGGGCTCCAGGCCATTCATTATTCGTGACTTCCACCTGCTCTCTTCCTCGTGGCCTGGAGGTCTTT
This portion of the Apodemus sylvaticus chromosome 17, mApoSyl1.1, whole genome shotgun sequence genome encodes:
- the Pnpla3 gene encoding 1-acylglycerol-3-phosphate O-acyltransferase PNPLA3; translated protein: MYDSERHWSLSFAGCGFLGFYHVGATLCLSERAPHLLRDARTFFGCSAGALHAVTFACSLPLDHIMEILMDLVRKARSRNISTLHPFFNINKCVRDGLQETLPDNVHQIISGKVYISLTRVSDGENVLVSEFHSKDEVVDALVCSCFIPLFSGLIPPSFRGERYVDGGVSDNVPLLDAKTTITVSPFYGEHDICPKVKSTNFFYVNITNLSLRLCTGNLHLLTRALFPSDVKVMGELCFQGYLDAFRFLEENGICNGPQRSLSLSSEEMVPEAKTPCLKNGNLVGNKVPVSLCLTAVPSDESIWEMLSPNLSTALSEAIKDRGGFLSKVCNLLPIRILSYLMLPCTLPVESAIAAVHRLVMWLPDVQDDIQWLQWATSQVCARVSMCLLSSTRSRVSKTDHRTLKHGPHPPLHKPQGSSAGL